Within the Osmerus mordax isolate fOsmMor3 chromosome 6, fOsmMor3.pri, whole genome shotgun sequence genome, the region caataaaaaaaaaaggctcaTCAAAGAGTTGTGAGGAGTGCTACTGTTAAGATGTCACCTGTGTTCTTTGGTACAGTAAATGAGATCCTCTGCTGGTTACGTTAAAAACTGCAACTTGGGATGGCCGTAGACATTAAATGTGTGAAGGTGCAATATTTCAGTGTGGTTTCTCGAAGAATATTTGGAACCTTGCACTTTTTTTAGGGCTTACCAACTGCCACTGTCAGTGAGTCCTGTATTAACGATTTAACAGTTTGATCCTTCAGTTAGTGTGCTGTGTACTAACAGACATACGCCACCACAATGTACAATTGAAACAAAGAAAAGTTAAGCCTCTTTATTTTCAGTCCACACTACCCATGCTGCAAGTCACTCACACAGATCTTAACTGCTCCAGAGTGTATGCAGATTAAtgacaaatataacaatacactTGTTCAGATGTTCACTCATGATCATCATACAAAACTCATATTTGGTCTTGTTTTAATATTTCTATGCCCACAGGTGTCATGGATCTGTAAATGTGATTATGGTTTGTGTTTAATAAACTAAGCAGAGACAGCGTATGATGAACAAGACATCTAGAAAAGAAATACACAAGAAATACGACTAATAACGAAAGCTCCaaagaaatgaagaaaaaaaaagggaaaaagatTTGAGAGATTCAGCTGAAAGACTTAGGGAACCCAGTGCAACCTAAGACATGTTCTGCTCTATACAAGTTGAGACTAAAAGCAAGGGCACATTGATTATTACATAATTTGTCTGCCTCCTGATCTCATAAGTCAAATCTATCAATATATAGTATTTTCCCTGAACAATTATATTTGCACAGTACCTTACAATTGTTTAGATAAATTACACATTGGAGTATTCCCTTTCCAATAGACAATGATTTACTTTGTAAAAACCCTGAACGGAACAGTTAACAGGCAGAGAGAGCTTACGCAatatacattttgtattgcTACATTTTAACATTTTTTTTCCCAAGGGGTTCGTTTCTTGCATAATTTCCTATGTTTGCAGTTTGGTGAACGGCTGCACCGAATAAATGGCAAACTGTCTGTGGTAGCACCTAAGTACAAACACTTTTGCATTTGGTGGCCAGACATTTGATGATAGTGTGGTTTAGAAATAGTACATAGCAAGTGTGCAATGCAGTCTAATCATTAACTGCAAGGTGATTAGATTACAAAACAGCAAAGAGATAAACAACGCTAATAGCATATTACTAGACAAATAAAGCTAGTCCACACTCAACACAAGTCTGTCCTCCGTCGGTTGTGATCATTTGTTTCATATCCCCATGTTTACGGttaatttctttctttcaaatcATCGGAGAGGGATACTTAAACACTAGGAGCTATAGtcagacacacagtacacagtgaAAGCTTGGTACAGTAATATACTTTCCCAAGAAAGACAAATGTTCTTTTTTTCCCAAAAGATCTGGTTCGAATTACAAAGGAGTAAAAAGAAAAATTACAGCCTCATTGCATACCCATGACCCAGCTTACCTTgactttttttgtacttttctttttttttaaggttaTGGTTGTTCATGGAGACATAAACATAATTGAAGCTTATCATTTGGGGTGTCTAAAAAGCATAAACATAGTTATATAAAATGTATACCCAAATTTTTGCTTCAGTAAGCCAGTAAGGGAACTAAAGGTTCCCATttttaaaaatactttttttttttttgtcagttaCTCATgaagttatattaatatatagCACCAGCCTGTAGATCATGGCATGTCTTGGGAATGGTCTAAAGAGCAAATCTGTGGTGCACTAAATAGCATAACCCAGACAGCAGTGAGACAAATTGCTGAATATTCAAAGAACTAAAAGTGCAGTCCCACTCCAGCAAATTCCCAGACCCAAGCTATCTAAACCCGGCCACAAGGCTCCACCCACTCTAGGACAGCTGGTGAGGAGCTTCAAGCATTTCCATGAGGAAAGTGTCGATAGGAGTGTCACCAATGAGcttgaagaagaagagatgcTCCAAGCACTTCAAGCCAATAGAACGCAGGGCAGGCAGTCTGAGGAGAAGCTTAGCAAATCTGTTGACGGGGAGGAAGAAACCacttttaaattattttgtcACGCATAAATAAGTTACACGATGCAGTAATAAAGCTCTCTCACTACTGCAAACAAATCATATTCTGAAAACCAGAGAAAGCAGCAGTTTCTATTCAGAAATGTGTGAAATTCAGAAATTCAACCCATGAGGGTAAAATGAGCCAATCTCTCTGGAACTCACCTTCCCTGTTGCTCAGGGTATTTCTGTTTGCAGTAGGCCTCCAGTGATGCGTACACCTTCTCTCTCAGGAGCTCCACTTCACCGGTGTTGGACAGGCCTTTAGCATCTGGGGGACGATACACAGCCACATCCATGAGACTgggtctccaccctccctcctcctccaccaccaccacccaccccagtGCAAGGCTTAGGTGTGGAGCCCCGGCAGAGCGCGAGCGGCTCCCTGAGCGCGAGCGTCCGTACCTGGGTTGAAGAGGACGATGGCTCGGAGGCAGCCGAGCTCCGTCTTGTCCATTTCCATGTCTCTCATTTTGCTGACCAGCTCTGTGAGCACCCTGCACAAGCGACGACACGACCAGGAAGGAAGAGATGAGACAACGTTTACAACGCTTCTTGTCCAATAACGGTTTATTTCCTCTTCCTGGCAAAAAAACAAGCTGAGGAATTCTCCAGAGATcgtcgtttttttgttgtttttttacctgTCAAATATGGCTCCCACCTCGGCACTCTGGACACTCTCCCTGGGTGCACAAGGAAGTAGGTTAGTACGCCGCCGTGACACTACGATACAGGCCGATGAGGTGCACCTGAAACGCTGCCGGAACGTGCTGTGGCTACCTGTCAAAGATGGCCGCCACCCCTGCGCTGTGCGCGTTGTCCCTGTGCAGCTCGGAGGCCAGCAGGACCCCGTCCTTTAACGCGATGGAGCGGTGGGAGAAGGAAGCGATCAGGAGCTCATTCCAACCTGATTGACCCGAGATGAAATTGATACAGTGAATAAATACAGCTTGGGATCGAGCACTCCTTGGAAGATAACCGGGGAGAACGGCGGCAGCGAGGGATGTTTGCGACGTTATTTGAATTACAGTGAATGAATTGGGATCGTGGTTATGACATACGAGACGCATGTTCTAGGCTGCTACCTGCACGCAGGAGGATGACCTGGTCGTCCAGGGGTAACTCAGAGAAGTGAGGGATCCTCTTGGCCCACTCCACCAAGGCAAACAGCTGCTTGTCTGCCGTCTGGCAGATGTTGGTGACGGCATCATGGGGCTGGAACGAGACGGCCAAGCTTGTGAAGAAAGAACTCCCGAAAGCCATGTTGACCTCTGAACAAAACGTTCCATTCTCTAAAATAATAATGTGCTTGTACACTGCAAAAATTCCCTACCAAATTTAGGTGCGAAAATCGTAGTTATGACCTTGCTTAATATGCTTAAAATAAGTATATTTGGCTGCCAGTGCAGTAAGAACGTTTTACTTGATAagaattgtatttttattttcttgCTTACTTAAATTAAGTCAGTAGATAAGCTATTTATACTAGAAACAAGTCCTAACTAGATTTCAAATCTAAAAGAAAGATTTTCACACCGATATGTACAGTTTTGGCAGCGTAGTAGTAGATGAGTGGCAAGCAAATCATTTGAACGGATGACACCACATTGAATCTTCATACCAACGTGACAACTCACAATCTCCCCAACATCTGGCCCTATCCTGGGGTGTGTCTTTCTTCCCCCCCGACTCACAGAGTTCACGGCCGAGCCTCCGTCGGAGTGCAGCTCGGTCCTCTGCTCCACGGCCGTCTCCGCCTCCAGGATCTTCTCCACGGGCATCTCCTCGTTCACGGCGCTGCTGCACTCCAGCTCCCCCTCGCGCTCCCGGTTCCTCTGGCGCTCCTCCTGCACGGCTGCTCCCGCCAAcacggagagggaggagggaggaggggaggggagggggagaagggagagggaagggggtttAATACGGGGGGGGGACAACATGAGGGAGAAACACACAGGgttccagagagaaagagatcgagaaaaaaaagaaggaaacacTAGTGTTCACACTGAGCTTACGGTTCTAGATCAGAAGAAGGTCCGACAGGTTAATGTAACTATTAATTTCCCGTTCTAAATGAATATAAAGCAGATGTGTCTGAAacattaaacttttttttttttctcc harbors:
- the rxrbb gene encoding retinoic acid receptor RXR-beta-B isoform X2, which produces MSSQQPTSSASNSPTSTLGSPFSVISPSLGSPGVGFGPISSNQINSSMSGMHSISSSDDVKPPFGLRPMSAHSPGIMLSQKRLCAICGDRSSGKHYGVYSCEGCKGFFKRTVRKDLSYTCRDNKECLVDKRQRNRCQYCRYQKCLAMGMKREVVQDERQKSVQEERQRNREREGELECSSAVNEEMPVEKILEAETAVEQRTELHSDGGSAVNSPHDAVTNICQTADKQLFALVEWAKRIPHFSELPLDDQVILLRAGWNELLIASFSHRSIALKDGVLLASELHRDNAHSAGVAAIFDRESVQSAEVGAIFDRVLTELVSKMRDMEMDKTELGCLRAIVLFNPDAKGLSNTGEVELLREKVYASLEAYCKQKYPEQQGRFAKLLLRLPALRSIGLKCLEHLFFFKLIGDTPIDTFLMEMLEAPHQLS
- the rxrbb gene encoding retinoic acid receptor RXR-beta-B isoform X1; translation: MSSQQPTSSASNSPTSTLGSPFSVISPSLGSPGVGFGPISSNQINSSMSGMHSISSSDDVKPPFGLRPMSAHSPGIMLSQKRLCAICGDRSSGKHYGVYSCEGCKGFFKRTVRKDLSYTCRDNKECLVDKRQRNRCQYCRYQKCLAMGMKREVVQDERQKSVQEERQRNREREGELECSSAVNEEMPVEKILEAETAVEQRTELHSDGGSAVNSVSRGGRKTHPRIGPDVGEIPHDAVTNICQTADKQLFALVEWAKRIPHFSELPLDDQVILLRAGWNELLIASFSHRSIALKDGVLLASELHRDNAHSAGVAAIFDRESVQSAEVGAIFDRVLTELVSKMRDMEMDKTELGCLRAIVLFNPDAKGLSNTGEVELLREKVYASLEAYCKQKYPEQQGRFAKLLLRLPALRSIGLKCLEHLFFFKLIGDTPIDTFLMEMLEAPHQLS